A stretch of the Gemmatimonadota bacterium genome encodes the following:
- a CDS encoding DUF5916 domain-containing protein, translating to MKQPLAFLLGVLSFLLAIVPWAEAQGPVAASADPGEPHAELKEGKVLRAFRIVGPAPQIDGRLDDDAWANAQAVDDFVQVDPENMVAPTERTMVQVAYDDRYLYVAIHAYDRTPGQIVAGLGRRDSSPPSDKLLLSLDPRHDHLTAYIFETNPSGVQADRVFFNDTQQNNDYSGVWEVETQITEEGWFAEYRIPFSQMQFDLPLGDEVVWGFTLRRDIFRRGEVVRWVGLPRGEIGFVSLFGHLFFEGALKPPRRIELQPFVFARSENAPEVASAGSIGGGVDGRLGLGGWGTLSATVNPDFGQVEQDPAVLNLSVFETFFPEKRAFFLEDSGTFRPPWNAFPLFHSRRIGQRPGRIPLEAGDQLLDRPEQTTILGAAKVAGKASSWTYGALTALTDREYATVNAVSVDGSGNETMTRTRRLIEPLTSYNVIRAQRDILGGTSNVGVIATAVVRDGDEDAFTGGVDYLLRWGRNRFSWGGHWVVTQAPFSDGQRTGFGGATTLNYNGRNLAVETYFDRFSPDFSNTDLGFRQGRVDRTVVEVAAALVQPDPWGPFRTARGGMGIGGAWSGDGLRLERSVRASANASFPNFWSVNVFANHQLRAFDDLDTRGGPPIVNLAETSFEAGMSTDSRKTWQLFVNAGGSRDEEGGWSAQLGPQLRLQPSARLQTSISASYRTAETVAQWITNRDVNGDEVIDHVYGRLDQNVIDVTARATYAFHRDLTVEAFLQPFVAVGDYTDIRRLAQPSSFEFEPATIPFDPDFNRKSLRANIVFRWEYLRGSTLFVVWNLSTLDEERPGEFAAFQDLGDAFGADGTHVFMAKATYWFGS from the coding sequence ATGAAGCAACCGCTCGCATTCCTCCTCGGCGTCCTGAGTTTCCTCCTCGCCATCGTCCCCTGGGCCGAGGCCCAGGGACCGGTCGCCGCGTCGGCAGACCCTGGCGAACCTCACGCCGAGCTCAAGGAGGGAAAAGTCCTTCGGGCCTTTCGCATCGTGGGCCCAGCCCCACAGATCGATGGCCGGCTCGACGACGACGCCTGGGCGAACGCCCAGGCCGTGGACGACTTCGTCCAAGTGGACCCGGAGAACATGGTGGCGCCCACCGAACGGACGATGGTCCAGGTCGCGTACGACGATCGTTATCTCTACGTGGCGATCCATGCCTACGACCGAACTCCCGGCCAGATCGTCGCAGGGTTGGGGCGGCGCGACTCGAGCCCCCCTTCAGACAAGCTCCTGCTGAGCCTGGATCCCCGCCACGACCACCTGACCGCGTACATCTTCGAGACGAACCCGTCCGGCGTTCAGGCTGACCGCGTCTTCTTCAACGACACGCAGCAGAACAACGACTACTCCGGAGTCTGGGAGGTCGAAACACAGATCACCGAAGAGGGGTGGTTTGCCGAGTACCGGATTCCGTTCTCACAGATGCAGTTCGACCTCCCCCTGGGCGACGAGGTCGTCTGGGGATTCACCTTGCGACGCGACATCTTTCGGCGGGGAGAAGTCGTCCGCTGGGTAGGACTCCCCCGCGGTGAGATCGGGTTCGTCTCCCTCTTCGGCCACCTGTTCTTCGAAGGCGCCCTCAAGCCGCCTCGCCGTATCGAGTTGCAGCCCTTCGTCTTCGCGCGGAGCGAGAACGCCCCGGAGGTCGCCTCTGCCGGCTCGATCGGCGGAGGTGTGGATGGTCGCCTCGGACTCGGAGGCTGGGGCACGCTATCCGCCACGGTGAATCCCGACTTCGGACAGGTGGAACAGGATCCGGCGGTCCTGAATCTCAGCGTCTTCGAGACCTTCTTCCCGGAGAAGCGGGCCTTCTTCCTCGAGGACAGCGGGACATTCCGGCCTCCCTGGAACGCCTTCCCCCTCTTCCATTCGAGGCGAATCGGGCAACGGCCCGGCCGGATTCCCCTCGAGGCGGGCGATCAGCTTCTGGATCGACCGGAGCAGACCACGATCCTGGGCGCGGCGAAGGTCGCGGGAAAGGCTTCGAGTTGGACTTACGGGGCCCTTACCGCGCTCACCGATCGGGAATACGCGACCGTGAATGCGGTGTCGGTGGATGGCTCCGGGAACGAGACGATGACGCGGACCCGGCGGCTCATCGAACCGCTGACCTCGTACAACGTGATCCGGGCCCAGCGGGACATTCTCGGAGGCACCTCCAACGTGGGCGTGATCGCGACCGCGGTCGTGCGGGACGGGGACGAAGACGCGTTTACGGGTGGCGTGGACTACCTGCTGCGGTGGGGTCGAAATCGCTTCTCCTGGGGCGGCCACTGGGTCGTGACGCAGGCGCCTTTCTCCGATGGGCAGCGCACGGGGTTTGGTGGGGCGACGACTCTCAACTACAACGGGAGAAATCTGGCTGTCGAGACTTATTTTGATCGCTTCAGTCCCGATTTCAGCAACACCGACCTGGGCTTTCGGCAGGGACGAGTGGACCGAACCGTCGTGGAGGTGGCCGCGGCCCTCGTTCAGCCCGATCCCTGGGGACCCTTCCGCACCGCACGGGGCGGGATGGGGATCGGCGGAGCCTGGAGTGGGGACGGACTTCGACTGGAGCGGTCTGTGCGCGCCTCCGCCAACGCCTCCTTCCCCAACTTTTGGAGCGTGAACGTCTTCGCGAATCACCAGCTCCGCGCTTTCGACGACCTGGATACCCGGGGAGGACCACCCATCGTCAACCTTGCGGAAACATCGTTCGAAGCGGGCATGAGCACCGATTCGCGGAAGACCTGGCAGCTCTTCGTGAACGCTGGCGGAAGTCGGGATGAGGAAGGGGGATGGAGTGCCCAACTCGGGCCGCAGCTACGGCTCCAACCATCCGCGCGCCTACAGACCTCGATCAGCGCGAGTTACCGGACAGCCGAGACCGTGGCCCAGTGGATCACCAACCGAGACGTGAACGGCGACGAGGTGATTGATCACGTTTACGGGCGCCTCGACCAGAACGTGATCGACGTCACGGCACGAGCCACCTATGCCTTTCACCGCGACCTTACCGTCGAGGCATTCCTCCAGCCGTTCGTCGCGGTCGGAGACTACACCGACATCCGGCGCCTCGCACAGCCAAGCTCCTTCGAGTTCGAGCCCGCTACGATCCCCTTCGATCCGGACTTCAACCGGAAGTCGCTTCGCGCCAACATCGTCTTTCGGTGGGAGTACCTTCGTGGCAGCACGCTCTTCGTCGTCTGGAACCTCTCG
- the rpsF gene encoding 30S ribosomal protein S6: MRNYEVVFIFHPSMTEEAVNQKLERFQSLITGDGAEITAVDHWGSRQLAYQVKGQSQGYYVVVQFTAGATSLTGLERVLKLDEELLRYLIVLSEGEPTSGMSVLAESPYTRGEGDDDDEDEEEEEEDEFGHGEASPPEFSGGRGRRRRMDGPRIELLNFKDVGTLSRFVTEQGKILPKRTTKVTSQFQRRLGQAVKRARYLALLPYVQNHDR; the protein is encoded by the coding sequence ATGAGGAATTACGAAGTCGTCTTTATCTTTCACCCCTCCATGACGGAGGAGGCGGTGAACCAGAAGCTCGAGCGCTTCCAGTCTCTGATTACCGGGGATGGCGCCGAGATCACGGCTGTGGATCACTGGGGGAGCCGTCAGCTCGCCTACCAGGTCAAGGGGCAGAGCCAGGGCTACTACGTGGTCGTGCAGTTCACGGCGGGTGCGACCAGCCTCACCGGCCTCGAGCGGGTCCTCAAGCTCGACGAAGAACTTCTCCGTTACCTGATCGTCCTGAGCGAAGGCGAGCCGACCTCCGGGATGTCGGTGCTCGCCGAGTCGCCCTATACCCGCGGGGAAGGGGACGACGACGACGAGGACGAGGAAGAGGAGGAAGAGGACGAGTTCGGGCACGGTGAGGCGTCGCCCCCGGAGTTTTCCGGCGGACGAGGACGCCGCCGGAGAATGGACGGCCCCCGCATCGAGCTCCTGAACTTCAAGGACGTCGGCACGCTTTCCCGGTTCGTCACCGAGCAGGGGAAGATCCTGCCGAAGAGGACCACGAAGGTGACGTCCCAGTTTCAGCGCCGGCTCGGCCAAGCGGTCAAGCGCGCCCGCTACCTGGCGCTCCTCCCGTACGTCCAGAACCACGATCGGTAG